DNA sequence from the Glycine soja cultivar W05 chromosome 18, ASM419377v2, whole genome shotgun sequence genome:
atattatttcaaatcatcactaaaataaacttaaaaacttaaatgcttatactttaatattttaatttacttttataatcattaaaataaatttatgtaattaaattaattttgcccaatatttttatttgataaatactttttattagataagataactaattttaaataaaattgatatttccaaaaaaatttaccaaacaccttttatattaaaaagagattttaagttaaaaataataaaatataaaaaacaacttatacttatttttaagctctaatatttaatttttatttaaaagtaaattttaaataaaaattaagttggGTTAAACACACATTTAGTAGATTTACTTTTAAGCTGACCCAATTAATATGATATGTTGTAGGATTGCATGTCTTGCTCTATAGCTATCAAAACAAGATGGCTTGATTCATTGAGCCTGATCCAACTTTACCTATCTTTTAAATGGGTTAATTCAATCCGATTcacttaaatttaattcttaaaaaaatagtttaattggGCTCATCATGGGTCATGGGTTAAACAGGTTGGTCCATCAATTCatctaaaatttttaaaaaaatattttcttttttcaaaaagaaaatttaacaaaaaaatcaatttttttagaaaaataaatttaaataaattagaaaaaatattaactaaattaaatctTTCATTATTCATACACCACAACAAGACATATTATCACAAGTTAGAAGCCTTAAACTATAataacaacttttaaaaatagttttgaacaaaacactaaataaaataacgttgaacaatattataaaatgctaaaagtatattttaggtAAAGTTTGCTTTATTTATAGTTAAATGAACAAGACACTacctcttaaaaaatattatattatactaatTGATGATTTTTTAGATAGATTAGGTGGACCAACCCAACTTACTATGAATCAAGTCATACGTGGATTAGGTTAAATTTTAcagttaattataatatttttccttttttagatCTGGTTCGACCTGAATCCATAAGAAGCTATATAGATTGACCCGTGGATTTGGATCCATTTTGATAGTTATGTATAAGTggctaacaaaacaaaaacatcacTTATATGGTACTATGCAGTAATTGTGTTTACGAAGATGTCTCTCTCACTTTAGTGCATCTTACTGAGAAAAGTGACTCCTATTAAATGATGTATATATGACATGTTcagtttaaagataaaataactaaaaattatgcTTTAGGTccactaattaagaaaaaaaaaaatatttgttaataatatttataaaaaaaaaccctcaTACATTACTAAAAAAAGTCACAGTACGTTTAGCAAAAAGGCTCaatatatttaaagtaatttttaaaaaaaaaattactttatatctcatttatttattgttggacCGAGCTTTGTATCAGATTATGTGCAAGTGAGATAAGCTCGAACTCGATCTAAAAGGAAACCATGAGATTGAAATCCTTAGAATCAAGTCGACATTTTATTTATGTCAAATAGATTGCAAGTACTCAGAACAGAAGTTTAGTTCTGTTGAATTGCATCATGGCATGATAACATATTTTGTAGCAAGGGTTGAGAATCAATTAACTTAATTGCTTATAACACATTTTTTCTACCATAGCCCTCTAAAGCTATATTTATGCAGATACTTTGCACTGTTGAAGTAATGATTCAGTCAAAACACATTTTTACATTAACGTTTAGCTCCTCCCCATTCCCGCTCTCTTATCATGCCTGGCTGGAACGAAAGTTCACAAAATCAGTGGTCCCAAAGTTCAAAAAACCACTATAAGTCTATAATCCTGACAGAAAgttaaatagaaaaagaaaaaaaaaagaagaagaagaagaagaaggaaaagaaagggaaaataagaagaaaagacTGTTATTTTCACTAACTGCTCTATGTTGTCTTAAGTGGTTGAGAATAAAGGAACGTAATTATATACAATTACTCATATTACCCATGTGTTTAATAGTGTCATGAGATTATTGAAATGGATAATGATAGTTAATTTTACCTCACAAATGATTAATAACCATCGCATGTGGCTGattacatgtatatataattaattttattccacAAATAGATTCAGAAAAACGAACATGAtcatttgtttataattatccataataatagtaatatatataagataattgTAATATCTAACTCTGATTAACTTTATCTCACAAATGATTACTTATGTGGGTGCGGTGGAAGAAGCTTAACAACGGTGGCAAAGAACGTGGTTGGTGGAAAGGGATGAGAGGTTATGTGCATGTGTGTGGTGGTAGAAGGAGTTGCTGTGACATGGCATCGCTTAGGGTGTTGCATTCACCTCACACAGAATCGAAGCAAAGTCATAGAAAGCTCCATTTGTGGTGCACTTCGTTGTGTAAATCCTTGATTATGGTTAGTTGAATTGAAAAGTCGTCTATAGGAATTGAATTTGAAAGGTGTTGgctttataacttttaaaaaatacaataagaaAAAAGCTTGTAGAAGCTAAAAATCAtcactttaaattaattattttgaaatttaaaatcctAATGGCATGTCTCTTAAAACATAAAGaatcacaacaacaacaaaaaaaaaaaagaattattaaaacatatataataaaggTAACATTTAACCTAATTTTAAATTCGGCATTCATCATCCTTTATCACATCCCCTTAGACGTAAAAATAGAAGAGCCACTTATTTTACAAAGTTTTTTCTAAGCACAAGTTCCAAAGAGGCAAATATGGGATGTAAAAGATTGCAACCATGAAAAAACTTTCAACCATGGTCAAACATGATCATTGTCATAATGCGCATGCATCCTCCTCTTTCCATAATCCATGACTCATTGACGATCGAGAGCCACATCTTATACTATCAGCACGTACTCGATCGCAAAAGAAATTCGAAATATAACTAGCAAGCAAATGCATGTCTATACTAtagtaaggtttttttttttccaacaacacaaaaaaggataaaagaaaggaaggaaagaacaATCATATATGATcatgattattataataaatatacttgctcatatatatattgaaatatgtttgaaaattttagaTCCCTTGCTAGTCtagtttctaattaaattccatttaccaaaagaaaaatatataagttcATTAATTTATAAAGCAAAAAAGATGTTTGATCATTTAGAATGCGATAGAGATGGTGAAGCATTGGAGCTTGACGCAGGAGGTGATGGAGGAGACCCATGTCTATGAGGAATGTCACGTGCCACGGCTTGAATGTCAGCACCAGAGGTGGTTGATggagcagcagcagcagctagGTATTGACGTAAGTCTATGGCCCTCTGTTGCATGGCCCATGAAGTTTGGCCCAGTGGATCAAAAAGTGAAGACAAATCATAGGTGGTGGCCGGCACTGCCGCAACTGTGGCCGGCGGTAGGTCGGCAATTGAGAAACCGGAGGGTGGTGCTGCCGTTGTTTGCGGTGGTGGAGGAGGTGGTGATGGTTGAGGTAACTCCATTTGAGCAAGGTGGCCATGTAGGTAAGAGAGTTCTGCTTGTAAGCTTACCAGCTGTAGAACaatgaaggaaaaataaaaaatgtttatacattgtgattatttaattattgtttaaaataaatccaTGGATTATCCTAACTTATGGGTTTAATTACccatttaattcttataattttcacacttatttcttttaatcattgttaataagtgaattttttagtttttaaatttaataagtgaattttttaatttttaaagattatattttagttttcgAAAGATTTTTATTgtcaaaattttttaattgtgttaattaaatttttttaataaaaggacctttttttagaattaaaatataaattttaaaaattaaaaaattcacttattaattataaaaactaaaaaaataaattcagaaACTATAagtatataaaaactaaataaataattaaatctaaCTTATTTTGTTTCTCCATCTGAAGAATTACCTAGGGCGAGAAAATTTCTATGATAGTTTAGCTAAAAGACAGATGACATTGttttcaaacaaattatttatataaataatgtcAAATTTGAGTTAATGATGTCTTTCCGAAACAAtggtcattttttattttgggcaCAATTtgtaaccttttttttattaattcaagaCCTGAAACTTGTCCTATTAGATTCACCTAGTACCTTCATGGAAACTATGGAACCTAATCAAAAAGGCCATACCATGGAGAAAATCACATGAAAAGTGAGTCTCCTGAGTaactagaaaataattttatattagatttttcagttttttggcTGCTCATGTTACTCATTTTTCACACAATTTTCACCATGTTTGTAGCCCTTTTTGGCTCAAACATTAGTTGGGTGTTTTCATGTAGAAGAATCAAATGGAACAAGTTTAATGTCTTGAATAAGTAAAAGAAAGGGTTCAAAATCGTGCCCCAAAACAAAAATGGTCATTGTTTCATAAGGACAACATTAAGTGAAATTTGAGAGTTAAAGgaccaaaatgaatttttaagaaGATAGAAGACCAAGAATATATTTTagcccaaattataaaaaagtacaTTTGTGTTCTTGGCTTTTGATACGGGTCAATGCTCAtggcattttttgttttaacttcCACAAACACATCTAAGTGATTGCTTCTGAATATTAATGACATATTTCTTTGACCATGTAGCTTGATCTTTCCACCACATGTATTCATTAGAACTTTCTGTTATTAACATGGACATGTGTGGGCCTTAGAAACAgaaacaaattttcaaaattattgcaCTGATTTTAGcctattaattattattctaaaatttgggattttaaatataaatatttctggGTTTTTTCCGATAAGGAAATATTTCTGATCTTAATTTCTCCACCTGTATGTTTTTACTTctgttttataacttttaatactGTGTTAGTGAACTTTCAGTTTTTGACTTAGTTTTTCCTATATTAACAGCATATTGGTTCTTTTGGTTATCAGGGAAACTTGATTGGTAGAGGAATAATTGAATTTTGTGATGGAGCACCTCCTGTAAGAACTAACTTTATGATCTTATGATATTgcatttttattacttttaaagtCAGAAGAAATCTTGACATTGCATTTTAATGTGGTTCTTTTATGGAGAACTCTTTTTCCTTGAATACATTCTTTATGTTTTTGTAgctcttatttattattctatttgtaccatattttaattcaatgtagtgtattatatttttattctttgtttgTGATACAGGTTAAGAATTTTATATCGCTGGGAGGTCCACATGCTGGTACCGCTTCTATTCCATTATGTGGAGTATGTGCTTGTTCTACTACTGCGCTTAGAAAGTCTCTGCAATTCCTCTATATTCTATTTGTCTTTTGTTAAGGTTAAGTTGGGTAAACATCGTAGATGAACTTCATTCAGCAGATGTTGGCTTTTTATATAGAAATGCCGATACTAATGAAGCATTCTTTCAGCaatatgttttattaataaGTGTAATAGACAAAGTTGCCTGACCAGATAAATAAGCAGCAGTTTTCAAATTATTCTATTTGTCGTAGACATTGCTATCAATCAGGAAATTGCATGTTTAGAATGGATCTCAACGAATATGTAAATCAATAACAAAGAATGGGAGGATATACTTGTTTTTAATGTCCTTtggaaggataaaatgaaataatattttgtgaACAACAAAAAGAGTGAGGTTGGAATGTGAGCATGCGGCTTGATCCTGCATATTTTTGTTGAACTGCATTTAATTGAATCAGCAGTTGCTTTGGTTGTTGCCTCCTGCTTTGTACATCTTTACTTTTTCCCCTGTATGCCAGGGAACCAAACCCTTCAAAGCTAGTTTCCCATAGTCTGCCCACTctcctgcattttttttaaatctcagaATGGAGATCATTTTATTCTCCCTTTCCATTCTTGGCAAGAAACCTTCATTACCTGGGTTCCTAAAATGGGCAGCTCTATAAAAGGTTTAGGATGGTTTTGCTGCCCCCCTTAGATtggttttaattgattacaagattTTGATAGGATTTTGtaggaaagttagttttagGCTTAGAGTGCTTCTATTATTGGATGACAAACTTTGAATGCAGTGTTTACAGCCAATGGTGTTGCGGATGATTTAAGAGGAAACAAGGGAAAGATCTATAGTTTTTAGGTTTGGAGTTTTTAAGAAGGACCATGATGGATGACTTGGAGTTACTTTTGAGTTTTGAAGCATGGACACTCCTGCTTGAGATGTCGATCATGTTTCCAACACCAACACCTAcatttccaaataaaaaataatcttttgtcAGTTCAGACACTTGAGAGCTGACATTTCTGTATAACTTGATACTTTAGCCGATGCCTCCATATGGCAGCTAGATTCATCAAGGAAGTTAGTATTACAACAACAGCAAAGCCTCATCCCAATAGGTGTcatcggctacatggatcaatgATGTCATTCGGTTTGGTTAAAAAACAAAGGTTCAAGATTATTGTTTACCATGAGATCTCACTTGATGACTTCAAAGTCCTTCTTGGCCTCCTTTTTTTCATGGGACTAAAATACGCAATCTATATTCTCATTGTTGGTGCCTCTCCTGGCCTTCTCACATGACTAAAAACTATGTAACCAAGGAAATTTGTATTTGTTGGAGAGTCGCTTTAATTGTAGTTACCCTTAACTTGCCTTAATTGCGGTCACACCTAGCTCGCCTTAATTGCATTCACTTTGGGCGTTGCTTTAAATTGTAGCCTCAAGGGTGGTGTTTAGTCCCACAAAGATTAGAGATATGGCTTAAATAGAGATTATAAAGCTTGAACAATTCTCATCTTACAAGCTGGTTTTGTAGGATCGAGTTAGCCCGTAATCCCAAATTTTAAGATGGTGTGTAAGCTTATCCTAGATCCATTGTTGGGCCACATGATGTTAATCTATAGATTGAAATCAGGTGCAAAAAATTTTGGCTTGCTACCCtgcattataattttatatggaATCAACATGATCTTTTTATTATACTATGTCAATAAATAATAAGCATACTATTGCAATAAGTAATTTATACCCTATCCAATGGTAGGTActccattctcattttcaaaattattttatttgcttGGCAAGTCCTTTTTACTGCATGTGGTAGACCATGAAATATCGATCTGGGCAAAAAAAGAACttggaaaaaaagaaacaaactgacttagacaaattttttttgttgataactCCAGACCAATCAATcgaatatttttaatgttcGTCATATCTGTGATTgagtaaaaacattaaaataattaagctGTTAATTATCTGTAATTTTGTTACAGAGAGTTATCATAGCATGATGTTCTAAcatgattttgtttcttttttctttcccaGTCCGAGTCATTATGCACCCTTATTGATGTTGTACTCCAATTAGGGATCTACAGCCGGTTTGCCCAGGTTTCTACTTCAATTTTTCACTCTTTTTATTGTATTCAGATCATAATTATGGTCTTCAGAAAAATGGATGTTTGCATGTCttacattcattttttaaatattttccttttcaatCTATTAAACTGATGGCTTACTTCCCTTATTTCTTTGTCCAATACTTTGCTGCAGCAAAATCTGGCTCCCAGTGGCTATGTTAAAATACCCATAGTGAGTATAGTCTTGGATTTTTTGAAGTacattttgtttgttattatattttcatgaaaattGGTTTTCAATCTTCAAACATTTCAGCCATGCATATATGCAGATTAGATTCCATTGTTTATACTGCAAAAAGTGTGAGAAAACTATGGTTGATAGAATTTGCGACAGAAAACAAAATTGGGAGATGTATGTAATCTGTATTCTGATTATAATCTGAGGGTACATATACATTTATATACAGAAACAGTATTTTAGTATGTGCATTGCAAAGgacaaattttatttgtatataattataatgataattcataataaataaatgtttttaaatttatataaattataattataataaaaaatatttttaaatatatacaatttcttttggattcataataaataatttaaatcgtggtataagattatttttaaattgaaatggaTAAGtggttaagaaaattaaatataacagataaagataaaagaatagTTTGAGATGATTGAGATATTTTTTGGCTAATTATGGGGATAGTGTGAGAAGCACCTCCCAAGcagagaagagagagagtaTTGAGAATCTCTAGTTAAGAGAGTAAAGAGAGTGAAAGCTTCACTCCAAATTAGGGATTCTAATTTTTAGTGTAGGAGTAGAGATGGTGAGCCACATAATTGGTTGCACAAGTCTAACTGCTATAACTACTATTACAATATATAATAGTAACTACCTGCCAGCTGCAAGTAGTAACAGCTGTCAGCTAAGCACACGCTATAGCTATATCCTAATACAATGCAGTCTTGACCTGCCTTGTGtcaattatattcattttacTGGAGTAACAATTTCATATAAGTTGCCTTTTGCTGCTAGTTCAATTGTATCTGACACATTACAAAAGTGTTTTGGTTCTCTATCAGTGGTCAATGACATATTCAATCAAATTTCTCCATTATGGACTTATTATAGGTTGCGAACCCATCAAGTGCTTCTATGGCTTACAAATCAGATCAAAGGAAACATAATCTGTTCTTTTATCCTTTTTCAGGATATAGCTGGCTACATTAGGGGTTGTAAGTTCCTTCCAAAGCTTAATAATGAAATAGTTAATAAGAGGAATTCCACCTACAGGCAGCGATTTGCTAGCTTACAGAATTTGATTCTCATAATGGTGCGTTAGAAGAGCTATGTAATCTCCCTCTAATATCTCTTGGTAATTTGGAGTTGTCTAATTTACAACTATTGTGTCAACATGACTGATTCGTATTGCTCTGTCTTGTCTGCATGAAAACTAGTTTGAACAGGATACAATTGTAATACCAAAGGAAACAGCTTGGTTTGGCTATTATCCAAATGGAGCCCTCCATCCCGTTGTACCAGTTCAACAGGTAATTTAAGCATTCCGTATCTGTAGTTAATTGTTGCAAATGTTGCATACTCAACTTCTTAGCTGCTTTGCTGCTGCCTGTGAATCCATAATTCTCTCACCTCCCTCCTCCATGAGATATGAGTGTATGACAACTGACTGTGGATCACCTCTGGTACATCGGCCTCCATTGGAAGAGAGACCACCTCAATGAAGCAAGAGTAAATGCCTtagtttaaatatgaaaaataaaataattaaacgtCAAAGAATGGCTTCTTGGATATAggcattttactaaatacaggAATAGAATACATTAAAACAGAATCAACAACAGAAGTCCGATCTTCCTCTTCGTTTTTTCTACGTCTGATGCAACAAAGGctccaatcttcctcttttttttctcttccttttctttcttcttcctctccttcctctttccttttatttgctTTCTGATTTCCACAATGGAAATCCCTTGACAggtttcttatatattttattttttttattatttattctatagGGCTGTGCAAAAAAAGGTTTGAACCAAACCATTATTATGTAACCGGTTTGGCTCTAAACTGGTTTCATTCAGGTTCAATCCTAGTTTTTGCACACCCCAAGCCTCAAATTACTCAAATTGCATATTTTcccttgttttctcttttttattgcaTATTAGACCTTAATACTAATACTACCATTTActtaaaacataagttaaattatattatattagtatATTACTATATACTTGACATCTACCAGGGAAAAAGAAATAACAGGTATCACATTATAAACTGTTAGAGTAGTTAAATTAGTTaggttttttataaataaagcagAAGTAGGTAGGGGAACCTAAGCAGTTGATAAGTTAGGTTTTGGTGGGTAAGTCTAGCTGGAGGCTTCTACTGTAAGCCATTCTTGCTCTTTACTTTAGGTTCCACTGGTCCAGCATAGGAAGAGAATATTCAATATAACCTCCTTTCTTGATTTCTCTTAGTATTTACATTCTAAACCAGTATTCTATCTGTTATCATCAACCATTATCCTTGTTTAATCTGATATGTATTGGCTTTTGTTCCCCGTCATAGTATTGGAAAAGAAGCTGCCTGGAGTGAGAAACAACCTGACTCTCCTCCGTTGCCTGATTACTATTCTATTACCGTCTGGAGCTCTTTCATTGCCTCTCACAAATCTTGATTCTTTCTGAGCAATTCTTATTTTAGAAAGGTTGGAGTAATATAAGTCTCCAGGGTAGTGTAGATTGAGGGCAGAGAAATTGAACTTTTTCTATCACAGGCTAACTTTGCGATAAACATTTGCTCCATAAGCATTAATTTGGCCACTTACTATAGAGAGAAATATTGAAATGTTCAGATCATAATAGGTTCTTCTCAAGGAATATGATGCTGTAAAATTCTTATATAAACTttgtggatttttttaaaaaattaaatgagctTGCTATAGCTTTCAatgattgaaatgaaaaaataactcCATGGCCTGATGCTCGCATGAGCAGTTTCTTACCAAATGATTGCATTATCTTGTCTTCTATTGTAGcagttaattattttctttttaatgcaTGCTTTCAAccctattttatccttttacaTATGTTTGTTCTATCATATTTCATATTCAGACATTTGATATCTTTGTTTTGTGCAGACTGAGCTCTACATTGATGATTGGATAGGTTTGAGAGCTCTTGACGAAGCTGGGAAAGTTAAATTTGTTAACGTATCGGGAGATCATCTAGATATCTCTCGTAGTGACATGAAAACTTATATAGTGCCGTATTTAACTGATGAAGCATCAATTGTTCCAAGGCCAAAACTAAAACATTCTTCTGGTTGGATTTCTTCCATTTGGAGCTCTCTGGCGGAAATGTTTGGACTCAACGAAGATTTGGAAGTTCTTTCAAATGatatttagatttaaaaaaaggTGTAAaagcaatgattttttttttgtgtgtgtgtgtgtgggcaTGAAACTGTTGGTCTACTTTGAGATTGAATGAGAAACCAGGAAGTCAAGTTTGATGAAGAAGAGTGATAAAGTGTCAAGTAGATGAAGATTTGGAAACAAGAATTTGAAaattccaaagtcagaaaatagttaccagcagttattgagAGTGTTTCTCAAATCAACTCAGATGTAAAGATCTTAGATAATCGATCCTGGGCATTTAGATGTGCTTGCATAAGGTTTCTTGATTGTTAAGAGCCAAAAATCTATGAATAGGACtctttgtaaatcatttttgttgttgaaaaatattatgcAAACACTCGGCAATACTTAGCATGCCTCACACAC
Encoded proteins:
- the LOC114397412 gene encoding palmitoyl-protein thioesterase 1-like produces the protein MDYPNLWHIGSFGYQGNLIGRGIIEFCDGAPPVKNFISLGGPHAGTASIPLCGSESLCTLIDVVLQLGIYSRFAQQNLAPSGYVKIPIDIAGYIRGCKFLPKLNNEIVNKRNSTYRQRFASLQNLILIMFEQDTIVIPKETAWFGYYPNGALHPVVPVQQTELYIDDWIGLRALDEAGKVKFVNVSGDHLDISRSDMKTYIVPYLTDEASIVPRPKLKHSSGWISSIWSSLAEMFGLNEDLEVLSNDI
- the LOC114397411 gene encoding LOB domain-containing protein 18-like; protein product: MELPQPSPPPPPPQTTAAPPSGFSIADLPPATVAAVPATTYDLSSLFDPLGQTSWAMQQRAIDLRQYLAAAAAPSTTSGADIQAVARDIPHRHGSPPSPPASSSNASPSLSHSK